A single Pseudoalteromonas phenolica DNA region contains:
- a CDS encoding tryptophan halogenase family protein, translating into MIKKIVIVGGGTAGWLAASHIAMRLKPHLNKSYSVVLIDSPDIPTVGVGEGTVPVIKDTLKYFGISESEFIKQCDVSFKQSIKFVDWEYTPGTTEKNYYHHGFDFPKLKPFDITPNWLLDEELNKLHYADLVSVQSHACNLNLSPKRLVDKEYSGIFNYAYHLDAGKFTNLLSKHAIEKLGVENIKATVIDVSTTNDGYINGVTTEEAGFIDGDFFVDCTGFKGLLINETLKGEFINKGDILLADTALAIQVPYEDEEQEIPPFTISTAQKNGWIWDIGLRTRRGVGYVFSNKHETLDEALNVLSQYLNQEVTEKDVRKIDMKVGYQKQPWINNCVAMGLSQGFVEPLEATGLLMFDVTARIFADLIPPDKTLLNCTAELFNRDITQMWESTCDFIQLHYCLSKRTDSQFWIENTDESRLSPTLKEKLSLWQRKLPSQFDFRYSVDSFRLDNFLYVLYGMNFKTNLEHYAHMFENKEQDIQNLKNSISEGVRFCEQNLTGHRAFLEQVNKFGLTKV; encoded by the coding sequence ATGATTAAAAAAATTGTTATTGTCGGCGGAGGTACCGCGGGATGGTTGGCTGCGTCACATATTGCAATGCGTTTAAAGCCGCACTTGAATAAATCGTATTCAGTTGTCCTCATTGACTCTCCTGATATTCCTACGGTAGGTGTAGGAGAAGGCACTGTTCCAGTTATAAAAGATACCTTGAAATATTTTGGGATCAGCGAATCTGAATTCATAAAACAATGCGATGTATCATTTAAGCAAAGTATTAAATTTGTTGATTGGGAGTACACCCCAGGTACAACAGAAAAAAATTATTATCACCATGGGTTCGATTTTCCAAAGCTAAAGCCTTTTGATATCACGCCGAATTGGCTCTTAGATGAAGAGCTAAATAAACTACATTATGCCGATCTTGTATCAGTGCAATCCCATGCTTGTAATTTGAACCTTTCACCTAAGAGACTTGTCGATAAAGAGTATTCAGGCATTTTCAATTATGCCTACCATTTAGATGCTGGAAAATTCACTAACCTCTTATCTAAACACGCTATAGAGAAGTTAGGTGTCGAAAATATTAAAGCGACAGTAATTGATGTGTCTACTACCAATGATGGCTATATAAATGGCGTTACTACAGAAGAAGCAGGTTTCATAGATGGTGATTTTTTTGTTGATTGTACTGGCTTTAAAGGTTTATTGATAAATGAAACTTTGAAAGGAGAATTTATTAATAAAGGAGATATTCTTCTTGCTGATACTGCACTTGCAATACAAGTCCCTTATGAAGATGAAGAGCAAGAAATCCCTCCATTCACCATTTCCACAGCACAAAAAAATGGTTGGATCTGGGATATAGGCTTGAGAACCAGACGTGGTGTGGGTTATGTCTTCTCTAATAAACATGAAACTCTTGATGAAGCGCTAAATGTTTTATCTCAATATTTAAATCAAGAGGTTACAGAGAAAGATGTTAGAAAAATTGATATGAAAGTCGGCTATCAAAAGCAACCATGGATTAATAACTGTGTTGCTATGGGCCTATCTCAAGGATTTGTCGAACCCTTAGAGGCGACAGGTTTGCTAATGTTTGATGTGACGGCTCGGATATTTGCAGATTTAATTCCACCTGATAAAACCCTTTTAAATTGTACGGCAGAACTTTTCAATCGTGATATCACTCAAATGTGGGAATCTACCTGTGACTTTATTCAACTTCATTATTGCTTGTCAAAACGCACAGACTCACAGTTCTGGATTGAAAACACAGATGAAAGCCGTCTATCGCCTACCTTAAAAGAAAAGCTTTCACTGTGGCAACGCAAATTACCTTCACAATTTGATTTTAGATATAGTGTGGACTCTTTTCGTCTAGATAATTTTCTGTATGTACTTTATGGCATGAATTTTAAAACAAACTTAGAACACTATGCCCATATGTTTGAAAATAAAGAACAAGACATTCAAAATTTGAAGAATTCAATTTCGGAAGGAGTTAGATTCTGCGAGCAAAATCTAACCGGGCACAGAGCCTTTTTAGAGCAAGTTAATAAATTTGGCTTGACTAAAGTCTGA
- a CDS encoding DUF6445 family protein, with product MKQDKWEKTDKYTYSLMKVEESIKWKELASNYKPDWIVPSNSYPGLWAKVPQIYFDFINQILPSLLSNFSAELKNVKRVACNYALATTSHRELHNYQQIPHFDSPLNNQIAIVHYLCSQEFGGTGFYYHNSSEIEVVTAKNRPSYVDTLAKEMTLLNNKNSQYIEDNHPLFTRTHYEQAQFGKLICYPGNLLHSACIPSVDLTASKLTEGRLTITTFIELDFELRL from the coding sequence GTGAAACAAGATAAATGGGAAAAAACGGATAAATACACTTATTCTTTAATGAAAGTTGAAGAAAGTATAAAGTGGAAAGAATTAGCCTCTAATTATAAACCAGACTGGATAGTACCGAGTAATAGTTACCCAGGGCTTTGGGCTAAAGTTCCACAAATATATTTTGATTTTATCAACCAAATTCTTCCCAGCTTACTGTCTAATTTTAGTGCAGAATTAAAAAACGTAAAAAGAGTAGCCTGTAATTATGCGCTGGCAACAACATCACATCGAGAACTACATAATTACCAACAAATTCCCCATTTTGACAGCCCGTTAAACAATCAAATCGCTATCGTTCATTATTTGTGTTCTCAAGAGTTTGGTGGCACAGGATTTTACTACCATAACTCAAGTGAAATTGAAGTCGTTACCGCGAAAAATAGGCCTAGTTACGTCGATACACTCGCTAAAGAAATGACTCTTTTAAACAATAAGAATTCACAGTACATAGAGGATAATCACCCTCTTTTCACCAGAACACATTATGAACAAGCCCAATTTGGGAAATTAATATGTTACCCGGGTAACTTGCTTCATTCAGCATGTATTCCCTCTGTCGATTTAACTGCGTCAAAACTAACCGAGGGAAGACTTACTATTACTACTTTCATTGAACTCGATTTTGAGCTCAGACTTTAG
- a CDS encoding SapC family protein, whose product MAEQQVQPLHNEKHANIKVKNGINVEFLKSQHLMPVVAHEFARVATEFPMAFVKNTENGQFQPVAMFGLEPGENLFVQDGKWTAGFAPLAAARYPFGLVKHPEEEQFGIVIDEASSLVGEEEGNALFADGKETEYLERRKEALVNYVEFARVTEAFTAYLAEKELLVQQTLTVEIAGEKKDINGIYLVDERKLNELSDEAYLELRKRGYLAPIFSFLTSTHQVARLARLKAQLQAS is encoded by the coding sequence ATGGCGGAGCAACAAGTGCAGCCTTTACATAACGAGAAGCATGCCAACATTAAAGTAAAAAACGGCATCAACGTTGAATTTTTAAAATCACAGCACTTAATGCCAGTAGTAGCGCATGAGTTTGCACGTGTTGCCACTGAGTTCCCAATGGCGTTTGTTAAAAACACTGAGAATGGTCAATTCCAACCAGTTGCCATGTTTGGTCTTGAGCCAGGTGAAAACTTATTTGTACAAGATGGTAAGTGGACTGCAGGTTTCGCACCTTTAGCAGCAGCTCGTTACCCGTTTGGTCTTGTGAAGCACCCTGAAGAAGAACAATTCGGTATTGTTATTGATGAAGCAAGCTCATTAGTTGGTGAAGAAGAAGGTAACGCGCTATTCGCTGATGGCAAAGAAACAGAATATCTAGAGCGTCGTAAAGAAGCACTAGTGAACTATGTTGAGTTTGCACGTGTAACAGAAGCGTTCACAGCTTACCTAGCTGAGAAAGAGCTTTTAGTTCAACAAACTTTAACAGTTGAAATCGCTGGTGAGAAAAAAGACATCAACGGTATCTACCTTGTTGACGAGCGCAAGCTGAATGAATTAAGCGATGAAGCTTATCTAGAACTACGTAAACGTGGCTACCTAGCACCTATCTTCTCTTTCTTAACGTCTACTCACCAAGTAGCTCGTTTAGCACGTTTAAAAGCACAGCTTCAAGCTAGCTAA
- a CDS encoding site-specific integrase: protein MEHFYHLIETEDTINIGSVSIDAQQAPISFHINKPMSFKGVLMLFTNDGKPVFEPNAYIMNRRVVEGIKDIRPTCFHILRYYRFLQANHLSWNDQNEELQRYPIFLYRAFLDSEIEKGNIKRSVAVTALSVARRFYLFCYRHGYISDLPFAVTGTTKYGQIITDCSIRSESRETNLQPLNDLDLEHVRDNWRCNGLSLEFRLMISVALCSGLRSIELTNITPKHFAIPKGFKGKTLTGIWIGPDHRCKTKYDINRQISMPIWLMEKINEYHRSPRYLKRKQLYFMNTGDEDAPAFINKDGDMFTTQSVNTQWAKLRTAIQENSNPHFKHKEHDCRATFGAYKLESLANIDGITMMQALTMLKNEMGHKGLDTTLLYLKHYEGNPEKNLVPEITMNLLEDETLT from the coding sequence ATGGAACATTTCTATCACCTCATTGAGACAGAAGATACTATCAATATAGGTTCTGTTTCTATTGATGCTCAGCAAGCTCCAATCTCTTTCCATATCAATAAGCCAATGTCATTTAAAGGTGTACTTATGCTGTTTACCAATGATGGTAAGCCAGTGTTTGAGCCAAATGCCTATATAATGAATCGTCGAGTAGTAGAAGGCATTAAAGACATAAGGCCCACATGCTTTCACATTTTGCGCTACTATCGATTTCTTCAAGCTAACCACCTATCTTGGAATGATCAAAACGAAGAGTTACAGCGCTATCCAATCTTTCTTTACCGAGCCTTTTTGGATAGTGAGATAGAAAAAGGGAATATAAAACGTTCTGTAGCTGTAACAGCGTTATCGGTGGCTAGGCGATTCTATCTATTCTGTTATCGGCATGGTTACATTTCGGATTTGCCTTTCGCTGTGACTGGTACAACGAAGTATGGTCAGATCATAACTGATTGCTCTATTCGTAGTGAGTCAAGAGAAACCAATTTACAGCCACTAAACGACCTAGACCTTGAACATGTTCGAGATAACTGGCGCTGTAACGGTTTGTCTTTGGAGTTTCGATTAATGATATCAGTAGCCCTTTGTTCTGGCCTTCGTTCTATTGAACTAACCAATATTACGCCAAAACATTTTGCTATTCCAAAAGGGTTTAAAGGTAAAACTCTGACAGGAATTTGGATTGGTCCTGATCATAGGTGTAAGACTAAATACGACATTAACCGTCAAATCTCTATGCCAATATGGTTGATGGAAAAAATAAATGAATACCATCGAAGCCCTCGTTACTTGAAAAGAAAACAGTTGTATTTTATGAACACAGGCGACGAGGATGCGCCTGCTTTTATCAATAAAGATGGTGACATGTTTACAACTCAAAGTGTCAATACGCAGTGGGCTAAATTGAGAACGGCAATACAAGAAAATAGCAACCCACACTTCAAACATAAAGAGCATGACTGTAGAGCCACATTTGGGGCGTACAAACTTGAGTCGTTGGCTAATATTGACGGAATTACGATGATGCAAGCGTTAACCATGCTCAAAAACGAAATGGGGCATAAGGGTTTAGATACGACATTGTTGTACCTCAAACACTACGAGGGGAATCCTGAGAAGAATCTAGTGCCTGAAATCACCATGAATTTGCTAGAGGATGAAACATTAACGTGA
- a CDS encoding site-specific integrase: protein MMYNVSLDIKKYEQYALPTPRTPSEFVMPNENTVVSIDKDGSPVSYFGDDVWDYNAFFNLTRERASLYQIKFFLEKHQSELLIELKQRIYFLIWGAKDDLLHMEGNTFRKFRQCRLLARHANEALRVFKGTSVGEFSLLGNELVFTQILQEQKQFSQETVEHRLKSLTVLTQVNKHFPESRHFRLGLPEGKSVKQIAKMNSSSGKGHYPTVIPVIYEQLMVRLVKGVETAYSKINTLHDVKAYAKKHRVTERRALVEFKAIEGACFMALSAFTGMRISELTQIDSTSYKEVELDGVMLCTLRSWTSKLEKLPREDVWACAPICKKALAILAVLNDEYRSVKGDIHCSPCFRFDGKNGIGDNITSQIADVVLNTTNLANLFNNHSKHLGIAYVPDEMDEVYCLLNPVVSANYYPIKTREDGSYYWHFSTHSLRRTFAHFVVGNGLVTLAALKHQFKHVSLAMTAIYASHAEVLTLLGIENLASVKKSIEEAEMDSHKAYLRDMFDHPEEQSGGFMKAFEGDPKVLTDEQFERLVKETRGANKSTGFGRCFAGFKCRMAHLFEPSSCVGLDCENLNINQNEALRWQERHNRIGHKIQQMKELGFYNQNTLARELSDIRAAEKVMRDHNIEFEQFNLGAL, encoded by the coding sequence ATGATGTATAACGTCAGTCTTGATATCAAGAAATATGAACAGTACGCACTGCCAACACCAAGGACACCGAGCGAGTTCGTTATGCCGAATGAAAATACGGTGGTGAGTATCGATAAAGATGGCAGTCCTGTTTCCTATTTCGGTGATGATGTATGGGACTACAATGCGTTTTTTAACCTTACAAGAGAGAGGGCATCATTATATCAGATAAAATTCTTTCTCGAAAAGCATCAGTCTGAACTGCTTATTGAGCTAAAGCAACGCATCTATTTTTTGATTTGGGGTGCTAAGGACGATTTACTTCATATGGAGGGTAATACCTTCCGAAAATTTAGGCAATGTCGGTTGTTAGCACGACATGCAAATGAAGCTTTGAGAGTATTTAAAGGTACATCGGTGGGGGAGTTTTCTTTACTCGGTAATGAGCTAGTATTTACTCAAATACTTCAGGAGCAAAAACAATTTAGTCAAGAAACAGTAGAGCATAGATTGAAATCTCTCACCGTGCTTACTCAAGTCAATAAGCACTTCCCAGAGAGTCGGCATTTTAGACTGGGCTTGCCTGAAGGAAAAAGCGTCAAGCAAATAGCTAAGATGAATTCCAGTTCAGGCAAGGGGCATTATCCAACGGTTATTCCAGTGATTTATGAGCAACTAATGGTGCGTTTGGTAAAGGGAGTGGAAACGGCTTATAGCAAGATAAACACACTTCATGACGTAAAGGCTTATGCAAAAAAACATCGTGTAACAGAACGCCGAGCCCTTGTTGAATTCAAGGCGATTGAAGGCGCTTGCTTCATGGCATTGTCTGCCTTCACTGGAATGCGCATCAGCGAGCTAACACAAATTGATTCAACCTCATACAAAGAGGTTGAGTTGGATGGTGTAATGTTATGTACGCTGCGCTCATGGACTAGTAAGTTAGAGAAATTGCCGAGAGAAGATGTGTGGGCGTGCGCCCCAATCTGTAAAAAAGCCCTTGCCATCTTAGCAGTGTTAAATGATGAGTATCGCTCTGTGAAAGGTGATATTCACTGCTCACCATGCTTCAGGTTTGATGGTAAGAATGGCATCGGTGATAATATTACCAGTCAGATAGCCGATGTAGTCCTAAATACAACCAATCTAGCTAATCTTTTTAATAATCACTCAAAGCATCTTGGTATTGCCTATGTTCCCGATGAGATGGATGAGGTGTACTGTTTGCTTAACCCTGTAGTGTCGGCAAATTACTACCCGATTAAAACACGAGAAGATGGTTCGTATTATTGGCATTTTTCAACGCATTCATTAAGACGCACTTTTGCCCATTTTGTGGTTGGAAATGGCCTGGTCACGCTTGCGGCATTGAAGCATCAGTTCAAGCACGTTAGCTTAGCCATGACTGCTATTTATGCCAGTCATGCCGAGGTATTGACGCTGCTAGGGATAGAAAATCTTGCCAGTGTAAAAAAATCCATAGAAGAAGCTGAAATGGATAGTCACAAAGCCTATTTACGAGACATGTTTGACCATCCAGAAGAACAATCGGGTGGATTTATGAAGGCTTTTGAGGGAGATCCAAAGGTGTTGACAGATGAGCAATTTGAAAGACTTGTCAAAGAGACCAGAGGAGCAAATAAGTCTACTGGGTTTGGTCGCTGCTTTGCAGGTTTTAAATGCAGGATGGCTCACTTATTTGAGCCATCCAGCTGCGTTGGGCTAGATTGTGAAAACCTCAATATCAACCAAAATGAAGCCCTACGCTGGCAGGAGAGACATAACCGCATCGGTCATAAAATCCAGCAGATGAAAGAGTTGGGGTTTTACAACCAAAACACTCTAGCGCGTGAATTATCTGACATACGAGCAGCAGAAAAAGTCATGCGCGATCACAACATCGAATTTGAACAGTTTAACTTAGGAGCTCTGTAA
- a CDS encoding GTPase-associated system all-helical protein GASH: MDAILDSFLSLGLIDSIDGNDERYAKIEQAAQKLAEYYREEPEQLIPAILCGLNPNVSLDELPINKAKELLQNEWKAFLTAYTDEPVNLYRSIILEACFLVSEENNNAAIIWLTACDAFPLLKCGKEESLLRTFLQSLGRTAEQNAIVSGPELSFRKEKPIKLDAPSDLAIFDKDSDDNDLFELIAGAAGPQYTDERGQNVTTQNPNRYWAHSNPQAWVRDFASRMSEILTCEINNIEEQLVVNSKNSLESLSSLKNSVEKALNEQRLTLQRQQKEFLNYQKQEQTRINVLWWAEALYSASQKESYRSYTPEMAAVLMPYDLLEEIQLPSPASVVFTLSEAVGKLPECSHERDYSFYEVLTEIRNKRSQFDSCWLETLTSRADEKNSNIGGLVVRALIDENCDLASLIEESFIPQEWRCSLPELSRAIFRQEQAYRLVTGA; the protein is encoded by the coding sequence ATGGATGCAATTTTAGATTCATTTTTAAGTTTAGGACTTATTGATAGCATCGACGGTAATGACGAACGCTATGCCAAAATCGAGCAAGCAGCTCAAAAGCTGGCTGAATATTATCGTGAAGAGCCTGAACAACTTATTCCAGCAATTCTATGTGGCTTAAACCCTAATGTTTCACTAGATGAGTTGCCTATAAACAAAGCAAAAGAGCTTCTTCAGAATGAGTGGAAAGCATTCTTAACCGCATATACTGATGAACCAGTTAATCTATATAGATCAATTATTCTCGAAGCGTGTTTTCTAGTATCAGAAGAAAATAACAATGCTGCAATAATTTGGCTCACTGCTTGTGATGCATTCCCTTTATTAAAATGTGGAAAAGAAGAAAGTCTACTACGAACCTTTTTGCAATCATTAGGGCGTACTGCTGAGCAGAATGCAATCGTTAGTGGGCCTGAATTGTCATTTCGTAAAGAAAAGCCAATTAAGCTAGATGCGCCATCTGATCTGGCTATTTTTGATAAAGACTCTGACGACAATGACCTTTTTGAACTTATTGCAGGGGCTGCGGGACCACAGTACACCGACGAAAGGGGTCAAAATGTTACTACTCAAAACCCAAATAGATATTGGGCGCATAGTAACCCTCAAGCGTGGGTCCGTGATTTTGCTAGTAGAATGTCTGAAATATTAACTTGTGAGATTAACAACATCGAAGAACAACTTGTTGTTAACAGCAAAAACTCATTGGAAAGTCTTAGCTCATTGAAAAACTCCGTTGAAAAAGCCTTGAATGAGCAAAGGTTAACCCTCCAAAGGCAACAAAAAGAATTTTTAAATTATCAAAAGCAGGAGCAGACGAGAATAAATGTTTTATGGTGGGCTGAAGCTCTCTATTCAGCATCTCAAAAAGAGAGTTATCGATCTTATACTCCTGAAATGGCAGCAGTTTTAATGCCGTATGATTTGCTAGAAGAAATACAACTACCGTCACCAGCTAGTGTAGTATTCACATTATCTGAGGCGGTAGGTAAATTACCTGAATGCAGTCATGAGCGAGACTATAGTTTTTATGAAGTTTTGACTGAAATTCGAAACAAACGCTCGCAGTTCGACTCTTGTTGGTTAGAAACACTTACTTCTAGAGCCGATGAGAAAAACTCAAATATCGGTGGATTGGTTGTTCGAGCTTTAATCGATGAGAATTGCGATCTGGCTTCTTTGATTGAGGAATCTTTTATTCCTCAAGAGTGGCGTTGTAGTTTACCTGAATTATCCAGAGCAATATTTAGGCAAGAACAAGCATACCGATTAGTTACGGGGGCATAG
- a CDS encoding TRAFAC clade GTPase domain-containing protein has product MGRCSNPNCFVDEGDTCCMGELNHEDCPSWSRNKKTNNSDPEEKESNFTFRVPWSSSALGCSDLSRLYQQGPSIFIGLLGAQNTGKTTFLAANYLQLLSGEKYNNFEFCGSQTLGAWESIASWARINNEKQMPSFPPHTPRGVDRTPGILHFVLQDVNDKIKNIFLTDAPGEWFTRWAIDVDAIDAAGAKWTASQSDAFLIFADCEKLAGEERSVARRELRTIIERLGESIGSRPAVLVWAKSDKQPTEAIKRAIQSALERNIPHAKEFEVTVEDPASFARVFESVLNEAWTPKFCEPITEPIMGSSSFLAFRGHHAKS; this is encoded by the coding sequence ATGGGTAGGTGCTCAAATCCAAATTGCTTCGTAGATGAAGGCGATACTTGCTGTATGGGGGAGCTCAATCATGAAGATTGTCCTTCATGGAGTCGCAATAAAAAAACAAACAACAGTGACCCAGAAGAGAAAGAGAGCAACTTTACCTTTCGGGTGCCTTGGTCATCCTCAGCTCTAGGGTGTTCAGATTTATCGCGTCTGTATCAACAAGGTCCGTCCATTTTTATTGGATTACTTGGAGCCCAGAATACAGGGAAAACAACTTTTCTAGCTGCGAATTATTTGCAATTACTGTCAGGTGAAAAGTACAACAATTTTGAGTTTTGTGGCTCTCAAACTCTTGGCGCATGGGAGTCAATAGCATCATGGGCTCGAATTAACAATGAGAAGCAAATGCCATCGTTTCCTCCACATACTCCACGTGGCGTGGATCGAACGCCAGGTATTCTTCATTTCGTTTTACAAGACGTTAACGACAAAATAAAGAACATATTTCTTACAGATGCTCCAGGTGAGTGGTTTACAAGGTGGGCTATTGATGTCGACGCAATAGATGCGGCAGGAGCAAAATGGACAGCCTCGCAGAGCGATGCCTTCTTAATATTTGCTGATTGTGAAAAGCTTGCTGGAGAAGAGCGCAGTGTAGCAAGGAGAGAGCTGCGGACCATTATCGAACGCTTGGGTGAATCTATCGGTTCTAGACCTGCAGTTCTTGTTTGGGCAAAAAGTGACAAACAACCTACAGAAGCAATAAAAAGAGCAATTCAAAGTGCTTTAGAACGCAATATTCCTCATGCCAAAGAGTTTGAAGTGACAGTGGAAGACCCTGCATCTTTTGCGAGAGTGTTTGAATCAGTCTTAAATGAGGCTTGGACACCTAAATTCTGTGAACCTATTACGGAGCCCATTATGGGGAGCTCATCATTTCTTGCTTTTAGGGGGCATCATGCAAAGTCCTGA
- a CDS encoding effector-associated domain EAD1-containing protein codes for MMTKPLKAIYGCKNNSHDLLFWEGDSPLPPELLGLTDKPGGYVTPKEKWWPAINCGPVGNRWALWSIEPDLDAPRSGMVKSTVLLWELDKIPQVHCLEEYIYQLVNHEECKPPYSSFLQSVANELICSDNILAIEADETLPLLIAHLWGKLWGEARKEFSVRSAFTPPQSLVRAKSPTFYYVPASVLNQWYLPNVSLINSTTTTESARATNYLISRAENDSMLHQLLLNCCELTGDLKVLNKLGRAADNIDQFRENSTLTNAIVALRALIACSPAPDKAKEIKNELLSSIKMLMVSKCDASDILTMCNLSSDAVPKEAMPEVELSTWVEHNLATLSHEDLNKYFERALPDKSMQWWSQSVVNGIGTLVNKPEASGHILFWLSMPHFQKTFSRLSSVRQDLEQSLFESAITSDMTADSLMALEQFSISQGWAQLHAWAVFNLYDEELVYKKQRNSMPNWTEGVPFIVQRLPHRHAINLLRDSAFAPFIDLLAERSLKEPTLLNYIDVAEENAFQMWQKQLDIGGAFYPPNIEKETFLAKLCDNLKTNILPRIFERISKEISEYLLSSPDRGKVWSQLDNTRSHILAKDMTKKVVVTPQALHHLSDAEPYLINELKAQMTGNHIEPAFILSYLSQSISHREDDVLNWVKKAHSYNFHSHARMLGNIILEKRWNRVANGLYQSSYGWLADTSYFKPTVEACSELLSSSNKFWFSFYTGTSTQPHQNEIIKKFSEVCADLAYDRLDYIWRKAGGNPSRLKSSGTESDKWFHAASEADKGALNRGLIDLLDVLIEEYPHNNQLREINYLVSNRY; via the coding sequence ATGATGACGAAACCACTAAAAGCTATTTATGGTTGCAAGAACAATAGTCATGATTTGCTATTCTGGGAGGGAGATTCTCCCCTTCCTCCTGAATTACTTGGCTTGACTGACAAACCCGGTGGATACGTTACCCCTAAAGAAAAATGGTGGCCAGCAATCAACTGTGGGCCTGTTGGTAACAGGTGGGCGTTATGGAGTATTGAGCCTGATTTAGATGCGCCGCGCAGTGGTATGGTTAAAAGTACGGTTTTACTTTGGGAGCTAGATAAGATACCTCAAGTGCACTGTCTCGAAGAGTATATTTATCAACTAGTTAACCATGAAGAGTGCAAGCCGCCTTACTCAAGTTTTTTGCAAAGTGTCGCAAACGAATTGATTTGTAGTGATAACATTCTGGCTATAGAAGCTGACGAAACCTTACCCTTATTAATCGCTCACCTATGGGGGAAATTGTGGGGAGAAGCGCGAAAAGAATTTTCTGTTAGAAGCGCATTCACACCGCCTCAATCATTAGTACGTGCTAAGTCGCCTACATTTTACTATGTTCCCGCATCAGTTTTGAATCAATGGTATCTGCCTAACGTATCCTTAATTAATAGTACAACAACCACTGAATCCGCTCGAGCAACTAACTACCTGATTAGTAGAGCCGAAAATGATTCCATGCTTCATCAGCTACTGCTTAACTGTTGCGAGTTAACGGGTGATTTGAAAGTATTGAATAAGCTAGGAAGAGCAGCTGACAACATTGATCAGTTTAGAGAAAATTCTACTTTGACTAATGCCATCGTAGCGCTTAGAGCTTTAATCGCTTGCTCTCCTGCACCAGATAAAGCTAAAGAAATAAAAAACGAGCTTTTGAGTTCGATTAAGATGCTAATGGTGAGTAAATGCGACGCTTCTGATATTTTGACTATGTGTAACTTATCAAGTGACGCTGTACCTAAAGAAGCTATGCCGGAAGTGGAACTCTCAACTTGGGTAGAGCACAACTTGGCAACCCTTAGTCATGAAGACCTTAACAAGTACTTTGAAAGAGCGCTGCCGGATAAATCAATGCAGTGGTGGTCACAATCAGTAGTTAATGGGATCGGCACACTAGTTAATAAACCCGAAGCCAGTGGACATATATTGTTCTGGCTTTCAATGCCCCACTTTCAAAAAACCTTCTCACGGTTATCTTCTGTACGCCAAGATCTTGAGCAATCTTTGTTTGAAAGTGCGATAACGAGTGACATGACCGCTGATAGCTTAATGGCGCTAGAGCAATTTTCTATTTCACAGGGGTGGGCACAGCTACATGCGTGGGCTGTTTTCAACCTATATGATGAAGAACTAGTATACAAAAAGCAACGTAATTCCATGCCCAATTGGACTGAAGGTGTACCATTTATAGTTCAACGTTTGCCCCATAGGCATGCGATTAATCTGCTGAGGGATAGCGCTTTTGCTCCATTCATTGATTTATTAGCTGAAAGGTCCCTAAAAGAGCCAACTCTTCTCAATTACATTGATGTTGCAGAAGAGAATGCATTTCAAATGTGGCAAAAACAGTTAGACATAGGCGGGGCTTTTTATCCTCCAAATATAGAAAAAGAGACTTTTCTAGCAAAGCTCTGTGATAACCTTAAAACTAATATTTTACCTAGAATTTTTGAGCGAATATCTAAGGAAATTTCGGAGTATCTATTATCAAGTCCAGATAGAGGTAAGGTTTGGTCTCAGCTCGACAATACAAGAAGTCATATTCTAGCAAAAGATATGACTAAAAAAGTTGTGGTTACCCCTCAGGCGTTACACCACTTAAGTGACGCAGAACCTTATCTTATCAATGAGCTTAAAGCCCAAATGACTGGCAATCATATCGAACCTGCTTTTATTCTCTCGTACTTATCACAATCGATTTCTCACCGGGAAGATGATGTATTGAATTGGGTTAAAAAAGCTCATTCGTATAATTTTCACTCTCATGCTCGCATGCTTGGAAATATAATACTAGAAAAACGTTGGAATAGAGTTGCCAATGGCTTGTACCAAAGTAGTTATGGTTGGTTGGCAGACACATCTTACTTCAAGCCTACAGTAGAAGCTTGTTCAGAGCTGTTGAGTTCCAGTAATAAGTTTTGGTTTTCATTCTATACCGGCACTTCAACACAACCTCACCAAAATGAGATCATTAAGAAGTTTTCGGAAGTCTGTGCCGATCTCGCTTATGATAGGCTTGACTATATTTGGAGAAAGGCTGGCGGAAATCCAAGTAGATTAAAAAGCTCTGGAACAGAGTCAGATAAATGGTTTCATGCTGCAAGCGAGGCAGATAAAGGGGCTTTAAACCGAGGTTTGATAGATTTGCTAGACGTATTAATAGAAGAGTACCCTCATAATAATCAATTACGTGAGATCAATTATCTTGTTTCAAATAGATACTAA